The following proteins come from a genomic window of Lolium rigidum isolate FL_2022 chromosome 5, APGP_CSIRO_Lrig_0.1, whole genome shotgun sequence:
- the LOC124653900 gene encoding probable protein phosphatase 2C 78: MLRWLARPAERCLGRSACGCGGGGSGDGGGGDGLLWHAELKPHASGEYSIAVAQANERLEDQGQVVTSPALTFVGVYDGHGGPEASRFLSSRLFPHLHKFSSEQGGMSADSIKKAFRATEEEFVQLVKGSWLRRPKIATAGSCCLVGVIADNALYVANLGDSRAVLGHRGPNGRGVVAERLSKDHNVADEEVRKEVSEQHRDDPRIVVLAKGVWRIKGIIQVSRSIGDVYLKKPELSRDPLFQQHVCPVSLKRAVITAEPSIKVRQIQQQDLFVIFASDGLWEQLTDKAAVDIVFKNPRAGIAKRLVRAAISEAARKREMRYADMQRVERGIRRHFHDDITVVVVYLDKHRHGTQPKMSNLNSFRFTNAPVDIFSDGSDEPQHHPQRLNHATNGAVS, from the exons ATGCTGCGTTGgctggcgcgtccggcggagcgCTGCCTTGGCCGCAGCGCCTGCGGCTGCGGCGGTGGCGGtagcggtgacggcggcggcggggacgggCTGCTGTGGCACGCGGAGCTGAAGCCGCACGCCTCCGGGGAGTACTCCATCGCCGTGGCGCAGGCGAACGAGAGGCTGGAGGACCAGGGCCAGGTGGTGACCTCGCCGGCGCTCACCTTCGTCGGGGTGTACGACGGCCACGGCGGGCCCGAGGCCTCGCGCTTCctctcctcccgcctcttcccGCACCTCCACA AGTTCTCATCCGAGCAAGGAGGCATGTCGgcagattcgatcaagaaggcgtTCCGTGCTACGGAAGAGGAGTTCGTGCAACTAGTCAAGGGTTCATGGTTAAGACGCCCAAAGATCGCCACGGCCGGCTCATGCTGCCTCGTCGGAGTAATCGCCGACAATGCCCTGTATGTCGCCAATTTGGGCGATTCCAGAGCTGTCCTTGGCCACAGAGGACCTAATGGCCGTGGGGTAGTGGCTGAGAGGCTATCCAAGGACCACAATGTCGCCGACGAGGAGGTGCGGAAGGAGGTCAGCGAGCAGCATCGTGATGATCCGCGTATAGTCGTCTTGGCCAAGGGAGTTTGGCGGATTAAAGGCATTATTCAG GTTTCCAGATCAATTGGGGACGTGTATCTGAAGAAGCCTGAACTTTCCAGAGACCCTCTATTCCAGCAACATGTGTGTCCTGTTTCACTGAAGCGGGCCGTCATAACAGCCGAGCCATCGATCAAAGTACGCCAGATACAACAGCAGGACCTCTTCGTAATATTCGCATCGGATGGTCTGTGGGAGCAGCTCACTGACAAAGCAGCGGTCGATATCGTCTTCAAGAATCCAAGAGCG GGAATAGCAAAGCGTCTGGTGAGGGCGGCTATATCCGAAGCCGCGAGGAAGAGGGAGATGAGATACGCCGACATGCAACGGGTCGAGAGAGGGATCAGGCGGCATTTCCATGACGACATCACAGTCGTGGTTGTATACCTCGACAAGCACAGGCACGGCACGCAACCGAagatgagtaacttgaacagtttCAGGTTCACCAATGCACCGGTGGACATCTTCTCCGACGGCTCGGATGAGCCTCAGCACCACCCCCAAAGGCTGAATCATGCAACCAACGGTGCCGTGAGCTAG